From Penaeus vannamei isolate JL-2024 chromosome 12, ASM4276789v1, whole genome shotgun sequence, the proteins below share one genomic window:
- the LOC113813538 gene encoding oocyte zinc finger protein XlCOF22 produces MGDAGMPILSLELEDDSVMDSNKIMVAGELEIGDESVLVETSETGTIVYKSASCQVDLSSQDIMSLPILFCGLHSSSCEASTQCDIPLIVSHSLSAFAKEVCVSARRPLEEIAEHSRVTASMQNEVDKTFQNDIIRDTIEEVILNNAGVEDLDCFRKDNQDTKELADTVPKDPPRISKRGRKKKPREDSDFDWNDDDDFWEEKISVSVNSQSRRKTRKTKQSSGNAEAKPQSPNLKEKEKVARLKESLYAEQIRAGIKSVMEPMENVTPYIELVTEKEWCNDWITDDEVDDDEDLDPTQEEFSKNENDKISSCSHCMLKFSTPLLLLEHTEANHSAHICDICGFTATFKHKLKRHMVKHSNVKAFVCDICGKQYSQNQNLKDHISRAHSDQDHCDRYPFSCEHCKRLYRDERNYIKHQEQCSGPCDVCGLMFKCSGQLWLHRREHYSHCNICEKGFQSRGSLLLHKSMKHGEKTLQCPKCPRKFVFQSHLKNHFDNAHNQAAPQFKCEACGFCTKSMTYLKAHYSRMHKNPSKVYSCDHCHKNFRSKARVIEHVRIHTGERPFSCPVCCKTFYSQSNLYAHERTVHGRLKNYGTKDTQENTGEAIVRRQISSCYQCHLCHLRCPTHKKLKHHLLKDHNFSSDDGREQKIDSVEVICADESVVTAIDMDMGQREGEGTSKDSGIMGNENAAGKATVSVPSYVVPPNVNLVEIEGVQYHVIRNTQ; encoded by the exons ATGGGAGATGCAGGCATGCCAATTCTGTCCCTGGAACTGGAGGACGACAGTGTGATggacagtaataaaataatggtgGCCGGCGAACTGGAGATTGGAGATGAATCAGTCTTGGTGGAAACATCAGAGACAGGGACAATTGTGTACAAGAGTGCATCCTGCCAAGTGGATCTCAGTTCTCAGGATATCATGAGTCTCCCTATCTTATTCTGTGGCTTGCATTCATCATCTTGTGAAGCCTCAACTCAGTGTGACATTCCACTCATTGTCAGCCATAGTCTGTCTGCCTTTGCTAAGGAGGTTTGTGTCTCAGCCAGAAGGCCACTGGAAGAAATAGCAGAACATAGTAGAGTGACAGCTTCAATGCAAAATGAGGTGGATAAAACATTCCAAAATGACATTATAAGAGACACAATAGAAGAAGTCATCCTTAATAATGCCGGAGTTGAGGATTTGGACTGTTTTCGGAAAGACAACCAGGATACTAAGGAGCTTGCAGATACTGTTCCAAAAG ATCCACCAAGAAtctcaaaaagaggaagaaagaagaagcctCGAGAAGACAGTGACTTTGACtggaacgatgatgatgacttttGGGAGGAAAAGATCAGTGTGAGTGTGAATTCTCAATCCAGGAGAAAGACACGCAAAACAAAGCAGAGTTCAGGTAACGCAGAAGCTAAACCACAAAGTCCAAatttgaaggaaaaagaaaaagtagccAGATTGAAAGAAAGCTTGTATGCAGAACAAATCAGAGCTGGTATAAAAAGTGTGATGGAGCCAATGGAAAATGTCACTCCTTATATTGAGTTAGTTACAGAGAAGGAGTGGTGTAATGACTGGATTACAGATGATGaggtagatgatgatgaagatttggaTCCCACACAAGAGGAGTtcagtaaaaatgaaaatgataaaataagttCATGCAGTCATTGTATGTTAAAGTTCAGTACGCCATTGCTCTTGCTGGAGCACACAGAAGCAAATCATTCTGCTCATATATGTGATATTTGTGGATTCACAGCAACCTTTAAACACAAGCTGAAGAGGCACATGGTAAAACATTCTAATGTAAAGGCATTTGTATGTGACATTTGTGGTAAACAGTATTCACAGAATCAGAATCTCAAAGATCACATATCTCGTGCACATAGTGACCAGGATCATTGTGATAGGTACCCATTTAGTTGTGAGCACTGCAAGCGACTGTATCGGGATGAGAGGAATTATATTAAACACCAAGAACAATGCAGTGGTCCATGTGATGTATGTGGATTGATGTTTAAGTGTAGTGGACAGTTGTGGCTTCATAGGAGAGAACATTATTCCCACTGTAATATTTGTGAGAAGGGTTTCCAATCCCGTGGCTCACTGTTGTTGCATAAAAGTATGAAGCATGGTGAAAAGACCCTCCAGTGTCCCAAGTGCCCCAGAAAATTTGTATTTCAGTCCCatttaaaaaatcattttgaCAATGCCCACAACCAGGCAGCACCTCAGTTTAAGTGTGAAGCATGTGGGTTTTGCACCAAGTCGATGACCTATCTTAAAGCTCATTATAGCAGAATGCACAAAAACCCATCAAAAGTATATTCTTGTGATCACTGCCACAAAAACTTTAGAAGCAAAGCAAGAGTTATTGAACATGTACGCATTCATACAGGTGAAAGGCCTTTTTCGTGTCCAGTATGTTGCAAGACCTTTTATTCCCAAAGTAATTTATATGCACATGAAAGAACTGTGCATGGAAGACTGAAAAACTACGGTACAAAGGACACACAAGAGAACACAGGTGAAGCTATTGTACGCAGACAAATATCCAGCTGTTATCAGTGCCATCTGTGCCATTTAAGATGCCCTACCCATAAGAAACTTAAACATCACCTACTGAAGGACCACAATTTTAGTAGTGATGATGGAAGGGAACAGAAGATTGACAGTGTGGAGGTTATTTGTGCAGATGAGTCAGTAGTGACAGCCATAGACATGGATATGGgtcagagagaaggggaagggacaagTAAAGACAGTGGAATAATGGGTAATGAGAATGCAGCTGGTAAGGCAACTGTGTCTGTGCCTTCCTATGTTGTACCACCCAATGTTAATCTTGTTGAAATAGAAGGTGTACAGTATCATGTTATAAGAAATACGCAGTAA